In a single window of the Etheostoma spectabile isolate EspeVRDwgs_2016 chromosome 3, UIUC_Espe_1.0, whole genome shotgun sequence genome:
- the nkapd1 gene encoding LOW QUALITY PROTEIN: uncharacterized protein NKAPD1 (The sequence of the model RefSeq protein was modified relative to this genomic sequence to represent the inferred CDS: inserted 1 base in 1 codon), whose protein sequence is MCDIVTYVRKAEVPVEAGCKLLAVFFXLLECYSFWNGVIMSKQPLGKTLLKNVIRHTDAHNKIQEEMEMWKMRNWEVHTSHPKHLSDTKNMRGHMHCDRVSDRSRERVSEHDDREARYWSRKLYEFEANDPDRWGHSGFKELYPEEFESDSEENSGTKKIRRHKMKKSKSATEASLSKRSKRSSRKKKKKKKNEEEKRKKTECSSGDSSSDDSSASKDKQRRKRTKSRHKNKKTAKTRGRHQGSSSDDSNDEVERDRRTQRRKKRKQDSHKDSDSGPNSKKSRKNGKAAGEESLDDSSGD, encoded by the exons ATGTGCGACATCGTTACGTATGTCAGGAAAGCGGAAGTGCCGGTAGAGGCTGGCTGTAAACTGTTAGCCGTATTTT CTCTTCTTGAATGCTACTCATTTTGGAACG GAGTCATCATGTCCAAGCAGCCGCTGGGGAAGACGTTGTTGAAGAATGTAATCCGCCACACAGATGCCCACAACAAG ATCCAGGAGGAGATGGAGATGTGGAAAATGCGAAACTGGGAGGTCCACACGTCCCACCCCAAACATTTGTCAGATACAAAGAATATGAG GGGCCATATGCACTGTGATCGAGTATCAGATCGTTCTAGAGAGCGAGTCTCAGAACACGATGACAGGGAGGCTCGATACTGGAGTCGAAAACTGTATGAATTTGAGGCCAATGATCCTGACAG GTGGGGACATAGTGGCTTCAAGGAGCTTTATCCGGAGGAGTTTGAAAGCGACAG TGAAGAAAACAGTGGCACAAAGAAGATTAGAcgccacaaaatgaaaaagtccAAGTCTGCGACAGAAGCAAGCTTATCAAAACGATCAAAAAGATCCTCtcggaagaagaaaaagaagaagaaaaacgaGGAGGAAAAGCGTAAGAAAACCGAGTGCTCGAGCGGCGACAGCAGCAGCGATGACAGCAGCGCCAGTAAAGACAAGCAGCGGCGGAAAAGGACTAAAAGTCGCCATAAAAACAAGAAGACGGCAAAAACCAGAGGGCGACACCAGGGAAGCAGTTCAGACGACAGTAATGATGAAGTAGAAAGGGACAGACGGACACAAAGGCGCAAAAAGCGAAAGCAGGACTCCCACAAAGACTCAGACTCGGGGCCAAACTCaaaaaagagcagaaaaaaCGGTAAAGCAGCGGGTGAGGAGAGCTTGGATGATAGTTCTGGAGACTGA